The DNA sequence GCATCACGACCTTGTCGCGGGCGTCGATTACCCGCGCCTCGTTGGCGGCTTCCGGTGGCGCGGCCGGCATGGGCTCGACGCTCTCGATGAGCCCTCCGCGATCCGGATCAACCGATCCTTGAGCACGGGCTCGGAAGCCGACGTGAGCAGCGTTCCCGCCAGGATGCTCTTGGCGTCGGGGGCAGCCAGGCGCATCACGCGGGATCGAAACTGATCCGAAGCCTGGTCCCCGTGGCGCGAGCGATCCTCTCCAGCGTCCGTGTGGACGGATGGATGCGGCCGCTCTCCAGGCGGGCTACGACCGATTGTGTCGTCTCCATGCGTTCGGCCAACTCCGCCTGCGTCAGTGCGGCACGCGTGCGGGCCTCGATCAGCATGCGCGACAACGCGAATTCC is a window from the Deltaproteobacteria bacterium genome containing:
- a CDS encoding helix-turn-helix transcriptional regulator, which encodes EFALSRMLIEARTRAALTQAELAERMETTQSVVARLESGRIHPSTRTLERIARATGTRLRISFDPA